One genomic segment of Occultella kanbiaonis includes these proteins:
- a CDS encoding cation:proton antiporter — protein sequence MHIAAHVFLAIAVIMLVARVFARLAGKIHQPPVVGEIIAGIALGPSVLGLLPGDLDTKLFPPEILPYLDMLAQLGLVLFMFIVGLELDMTLVRGREKLAGTISLSSVILPFAMGFGLTFVLYPFHNETDAGPVPFLGLALFLGIAMAITAFPVLARILTDRGMHRTTTGVLALACAAVDDILAWTLLAFVVAVVQGEGPADVIRIVVLTAAFAALMFGIVRPLLKRLVDAYRRAGRLTPNILAIVLIGVLASSVMTDVIGIHAIFGAFIFGAIMPRQGAADLTREILERLEQVSVLLLLPLFFVVTGLSTDIGGITGAGFWQLALIMLVAVGGKFGGAFVAARLMKVPSRQATALGVLMNTRGLTELVILQIGRQLGVLDGELFTLLVLMAILTTMMTGPLLRRVYPDRAIAKDIAAAERAALGVDESYRVLVLVDDPARADRMAAIAGALLGTGRAGKVVLSRFVAREASPVELGAGLSTNLTLMAATVDDLNALASRVQATGVPATVLSRFTADPWSDLLGQADTAEAAVLLVDADWFAANAPSGDGTGTDLSGHRFSVAAVRLPEADAADDAPVVVIAGGDPDGRGAVLAGAAAARARGTELLLHLPDGARLARRFGAALAALHADGLGYRMVERSEADAAGAAIRVVAAGLADGAASSPGTAAVTLWAGQDVADAELTEALGALVTEDEETTGAPRT from the coding sequence ATGCATATCGCGGCGCACGTATTCCTGGCGATCGCCGTCATCATGCTCGTCGCGCGGGTCTTCGCGCGGCTCGCCGGCAAGATCCACCAGCCCCCCGTGGTGGGTGAGATCATCGCCGGGATCGCGCTCGGGCCAAGTGTCCTCGGACTGCTGCCGGGTGACCTCGACACGAAGCTGTTCCCCCCGGAGATCCTCCCGTACCTGGACATGCTCGCCCAGCTCGGCCTGGTGCTGTTCATGTTCATCGTCGGCCTCGAGCTCGACATGACCCTGGTCCGAGGTCGGGAGAAGTTGGCCGGCACGATCTCGTTGAGCTCGGTCATCCTGCCGTTCGCAATGGGCTTCGGACTCACGTTCGTGCTGTACCCGTTCCACAACGAGACGGACGCGGGCCCGGTGCCATTCCTGGGCCTGGCCCTGTTCCTCGGGATCGCGATGGCCATCACGGCCTTCCCGGTCCTCGCCCGGATCCTCACCGACCGGGGAATGCACCGCACCACCACCGGCGTGCTCGCACTGGCCTGCGCCGCCGTGGACGACATCCTCGCCTGGACCCTGCTGGCGTTCGTGGTGGCGGTGGTCCAGGGCGAGGGGCCGGCCGACGTGATCCGGATCGTCGTCCTCACCGCCGCGTTCGCGGCACTGATGTTCGGCATCGTGCGGCCGCTGCTGAAGCGGCTGGTCGACGCCTACCGGCGGGCCGGCCGCCTCACCCCCAACATCCTCGCGATCGTCCTGATCGGCGTGCTGGCCTCGTCGGTCATGACCGATGTCATCGGCATCCACGCGATCTTCGGTGCGTTCATCTTCGGCGCGATCATGCCGCGCCAGGGCGCCGCGGACCTCACCCGGGAGATCCTCGAACGGCTCGAACAGGTGAGCGTCCTGCTCCTGCTCCCGCTGTTCTTCGTGGTCACCGGTCTCAGCACGGACATCGGCGGCATCACCGGCGCCGGGTTCTGGCAGCTGGCGCTGATCATGCTGGTGGCGGTCGGCGGCAAGTTCGGCGGCGCGTTCGTCGCGGCCCGCCTCATGAAGGTGCCGAGCCGGCAGGCCACCGCGCTCGGTGTCCTGATGAACACCCGCGGGCTCACCGAGCTGGTGATCCTGCAGATCGGCCGCCAGCTCGGCGTCCTCGACGGGGAACTGTTCACCCTGCTCGTGCTGATGGCGATCCTGACCACGATGATGACCGGCCCGCTGCTGCGCCGCGTCTACCCGGACCGGGCGATCGCCAAGGACATCGCCGCCGCCGAGCGGGCCGCGCTCGGCGTGGACGAGTCCTACCGGGTGCTGGTCCTGGTCGACGACCCCGCCAGGGCGGACCGGATGGCTGCGATCGCCGGCGCCCTGCTCGGCACCGGCCGCGCCGGCAAGGTCGTGCTCAGCCGGTTCGTGGCCCGCGAGGCCTCACCGGTTGAGCTCGGCGCCGGCCTGTCCACGAACCTCACCCTGATGGCCGCCACCGTCGACGACCTCAACGCCCTCGCCTCCCGTGTGCAGGCCACCGGGGTTCCGGCGACGGTGCTGTCGCGGTTCACCGCGGATCCCTGGTCCGATCTCCTGGGCCAGGCTGACACGGCCGAGGCCGCCGTGCTGCTGGTGGACGCGGACTGGTTCGCCGCCAACGCACCCTCCGGCGACGGAACCGGCACCGACCTGTCCGGGCACCGGTTCAGCGTGGCCGCCGTGCGCCTGCCCGAGGCGGATGCCGCGGACGACGCACCCGTCGTCGTCATCGCCGGCGGCGACCCCGACGGGCGTGGCGCGGTGCTCGCAGGAGCCGCGGCCGCCCGCGCCCGTGGGACGGAACTGCTCCTGCACCTGCCCGACGGGGCCCGGCTCGCCCGGCGCTTCGGCGCCGCCCTGGCGGCGCTGCACGCGGACGGCCTCGGCTACCGCATGGTCGAGCGCAGCGAGGCGGACGCCGCGGGCGCGGCGATCCGGGTGGTGGCAGCAGGCCTGGCCGACGGCGCAGCGTCCTCGCCGGGTACCGCTGCGGTCACGCTGTGGGCGGGTCAGGACGTGGCGGACGCCGAACTCACCGAGGCCCTCGGCGCGCTCGTCACCGAGGACGAGGAGACCACCGGGGCGCCGAGGACCTGA
- a CDS encoding serine/threonine-protein kinase, which translates to MSLRDQRVRDLPVLADFEVVRPIGDGNHGQFFLARPPARLGIADEYVAVKVFAGQVTEDAYRRGARELRAFAAVDSPYLATVYDAVLDDRFFYAMEYFPLGSLANPERPLERAQALTVLEHAALAIDALHEAGLAHGDVKPANVMITPTGGKVSDLGLARVFAAGAALTGMAPETSVEFVDPELLLGEPPSRATDIWGLGATAHRVLTGVGLYGDLPEHQPLLAIRTVLKADGPTLSERLSPAEADVVGRCLAPLGQRYETAQAVAQAIAGLRA; encoded by the coding sequence ATGTCGTTGCGCGATCAGCGTGTCCGCGACCTGCCTGTTCTGGCCGACTTCGAGGTGGTGCGGCCGATCGGGGACGGCAATCACGGCCAGTTCTTCCTGGCTCGGCCACCGGCGCGGCTCGGGATCGCCGACGAGTACGTCGCGGTCAAGGTCTTCGCCGGTCAGGTCACAGAGGACGCCTACCGACGCGGCGCCAGGGAGCTGCGTGCGTTCGCCGCCGTCGACTCGCCGTACCTGGCGACCGTCTACGACGCGGTGCTGGACGACCGGTTCTTCTACGCCATGGAGTACTTCCCGCTGGGTTCGCTGGCCAACCCGGAACGGCCGTTGGAACGGGCGCAGGCGCTCACCGTGTTGGAGCATGCCGCCCTCGCGATCGACGCCCTGCACGAGGCCGGGCTGGCGCACGGCGACGTCAAGCCCGCGAACGTGATGATCACCCCGACCGGGGGCAAGGTGTCCGACCTCGGCCTGGCTCGGGTGTTCGCAGCCGGTGCCGCGCTGACGGGCATGGCACCGGAGACGTCCGTCGAGTTCGTCGATCCCGAGCTGCTGCTGGGGGAGCCACCCTCGCGCGCCACGGACATCTGGGGCCTTGGCGCCACCGCGCACCGCGTCCTGACGGGTGTCGGTCTGTACGGCGACCTGCCGGAGCACCAGCCGCTGCTGGCCATCCGCACGGTGTTGAAGGCCGACGGTCCGACGTTGTCCGAGCGACTGTCACCGGCCGAGGCCGACGTGGTCGGTCGCTGCCTCGCGCCGCTCGGGCAGCGCTACGAGACGGCGCAGGCCGTCGCGCAGGCGATCGCCGGCCTGCGCGCCTGA
- a CDS encoding serine/threonine-protein kinase, whose product MDFEPGQVFAGYTIERELGRGGMGSVYLAKHPRLPRRDALKMLSTSLSSDESFRTRFEREADLAAQLFHRNIVAVYDRGEFEGQLWIAMQYVEGTDASHAIADAGGGLDPARVVHIVTEVGNGLDFAHRAGLLHRDVKPANILLAPGLDPDDPEEPEQVLLTDFGIAKAIDDRDNNLTGTGNMLATLAYAAPEQIEARPLGHEVDVYALGCVLYELLTGSVPFVADSPFAKMTAHLTQDPPKPSEAQPGLGTSFDAVVAKAMAKKPEDRYQSCRALSRAAAAALKTLTEQSETATVLQPARTPAAAPGEQPGSPHPTPTPSRAHTGPRPPFTLKVRRYFADGRQSQEVGPVDTRNVPMADRTALEALLHEARFFDLPPRLPLERQITGDYLEEITVGAGERTWTVAYEHQGSRHPLVLDQIAPRLARIAPWHVTSAAPAAYLRANNAPGNRSWSPNATIGPIGQGGRDTGPNATGQVPPVPMPTGPIPASPMQTGSMPTGPIPTGAAPTRSTGGMPSYLSAPAMPNAQHSGIHAVGHKAPVRRGPNPAMITGFAVALVAIIVLIVIAANGGFGGANDDPDGIEAPAELTITVNGDGETVVNWSSVPDATGYELDRDGELVYEGTARQFVDTAPSGQEYTVRAIGPDGETSDDSTPAVAEASLDPGSWGDAEFMRTAFPSLVPDGPNLPGHNDATCALGSSEQLPQPDTVDAAITCTQSDGLVFTLLHFTSADALATFGSDGVANEGWFSQEWFYDSAPDDPAGTEYGSQDGVTDPGFIYTTFVHPDRAQYMVAVWWPDHERLDIRRDWWVGAPF is encoded by the coding sequence GTGGACTTCGAGCCGGGCCAGGTCTTTGCTGGCTACACCATCGAGCGCGAGCTCGGGCGTGGCGGCATGGGTTCGGTATATCTGGCCAAGCACCCACGGCTCCCCCGCCGCGACGCACTCAAGATGCTCAGCACGTCCCTGTCGTCGGACGAGAGCTTCCGGACCCGGTTCGAGCGCGAGGCCGACCTCGCCGCACAGCTCTTCCACCGGAACATCGTCGCCGTCTACGACCGCGGTGAGTTCGAGGGTCAGCTCTGGATCGCGATGCAGTACGTCGAGGGCACCGACGCCTCGCACGCGATCGCCGACGCCGGCGGCGGTCTCGACCCGGCGCGGGTCGTGCACATCGTCACCGAGGTCGGCAACGGACTCGACTTCGCCCACCGGGCCGGGCTGTTGCACCGGGACGTCAAGCCCGCCAACATCCTGCTCGCCCCCGGTCTGGACCCGGACGATCCCGAGGAGCCGGAACAGGTCCTGCTGACCGACTTCGGGATCGCCAAGGCCATCGACGATCGCGACAACAACCTCACCGGCACCGGCAACATGCTCGCCACGTTGGCGTACGCCGCTCCCGAGCAGATCGAGGCCCGCCCCCTCGGCCACGAGGTCGACGTCTACGCGCTCGGCTGCGTGCTGTACGAACTCCTCACCGGTAGCGTGCCGTTCGTCGCCGACTCACCGTTCGCCAAGATGACGGCCCACCTCACCCAGGACCCGCCGAAGCCGTCCGAGGCCCAGCCCGGTCTGGGCACGAGCTTCGATGCGGTCGTCGCGAAGGCGATGGCCAAGAAGCCCGAGGACCGGTACCAGAGCTGCCGGGCGCTGAGCCGGGCAGCGGCCGCCGCGCTGAAGACACTGACCGAACAGTCCGAGACCGCCACGGTGCTGCAGCCCGCCCGGACGCCGGCGGCCGCCCCCGGCGAGCAGCCCGGCAGCCCGCACCCGACGCCCACGCCGAGCCGGGCACACACCGGCCCACGGCCTCCGTTCACGCTGAAGGTCCGCCGCTACTTCGCCGACGGCCGCCAGAGCCAGGAGGTCGGCCCGGTCGACACCCGGAACGTGCCGATGGCGGACCGCACCGCACTCGAGGCGCTCCTGCACGAGGCCCGATTCTTCGACCTGCCGCCGCGCCTGCCGCTCGAGCGCCAGATCACCGGCGACTACCTCGAGGAGATCACCGTCGGCGCCGGCGAGCGCACCTGGACGGTCGCCTACGAGCACCAGGGGTCGAGACACCCACTCGTGCTGGACCAGATCGCACCGCGCCTGGCCCGCATCGCACCCTGGCACGTCACCTCGGCGGCACCGGCCGCGTACCTGCGCGCGAACAACGCACCGGGCAACCGCAGCTGGTCACCGAACGCCACCATCGGCCCGATCGGCCAGGGCGGCCGCGACACCGGCCCGAACGCGACCGGCCAGGTCCCACCCGTGCCGATGCCGACCGGACCGATCCCGGCCAGTCCGATGCAGACCGGCTCGATGCCGACCGGGCCGATACCGACCGGCGCGGCGCCGACCCGGAGCACCGGCGGCATGCCGAGCTACCTCTCCGCGCCAGCGATGCCGAACGCCCAGCACAGCGGCATCCACGCCGTGGGTCACAAGGCGCCCGTCCGCCGCGGACCGAACCCGGCGATGATCACGGGGTTCGCGGTGGCGCTGGTCGCCATCATCGTGCTCATCGTGATCGCCGCCAACGGCGGGTTCGGCGGCGCGAACGACGATCCCGACGGGATCGAGGCGCCGGCCGAACTCACGATCACCGTGAACGGCGACGGCGAGACGGTCGTCAACTGGAGCTCCGTGCCGGACGCCACCGGTTACGAGCTGGACCGGGACGGTGAGCTCGTCTACGAGGGCACCGCGCGTCAGTTCGTCGACACGGCCCCCAGCGGGCAGGAGTACACGGTGCGTGCCATCGGGCCGGACGGTGAGACCTCGGACGACAGCACCCCCGCCGTCGCCGAAGCGTCGCTGGACCCCGGCAGCTGGGGTGATGCCGAGTTCATGCGGACGGCGTTCCCGAGCCTGGTGCCCGACGGCCCGAACCTGCCCGGTCACAACGACGCCACCTGCGCGCTCGGCAGTTCCGAGCAGCTGCCACAGCCGGACACGGTCGACGCCGCGATCACCTGCACCCAGTCGGACGGCCTGGTGTTCACCCTGCTGCACTTCACCTCGGCGGACGCGTTGGCCACGTTCGGCTCCGATGGTGTGGCCAACGAGGGCTGGTTCAGCCAGGAGTGGTTCTACGACTCCGCTCCGGACGACCCGGCCGGGACCGAGTACGGCAGCCAGGACGGCGTGACCGACCCGGGCTTCATCTACACCACGTTCGTCCACCCCGACCGCGCCCAGTACATGGTGGCCGTGTGGTGGCCCGACCACGAGCGGCTCGACATCCGCCGGGACTGGTGGGTCGGCGCCCCGTTCTGA
- the pgl gene encoding 6-phosphogluconolactonase, whose protein sequence is MSPVDVDGPAHHGPARAVVVHPSADALAEATAARLLLAILDAQSVRHPVHVALTGGTVGIRLLERARQTPLADAVDWTGVHLWWGDERFVPRADPERNEGLARAALIDHLPIPAQNVHPMAATEDVATAEEGATAYAAELAAFGGTDGPLVFDVILLGMGPDAHVASLFPGHPALRATGTTAVAVHDSPKPPPDRISLTFEALESARQVWLVVAGAEKSGAVRRALGGATDAQETPSAVVAGRDVTLWLLDTEAAGADPGLV, encoded by the coding sequence GTGAGTCCGGTGGACGTCGACGGCCCGGCCCACCACGGGCCAGCGCGCGCCGTGGTGGTGCACCCGTCGGCCGACGCCCTGGCCGAGGCCACCGCCGCTCGGCTGCTCCTGGCCATCCTCGACGCCCAGTCCGTGCGCCACCCCGTCCACGTCGCGCTCACCGGCGGCACGGTCGGGATCCGGCTCCTCGAGCGGGCCCGGCAGACGCCGTTGGCCGACGCCGTCGACTGGACCGGGGTACACCTGTGGTGGGGCGACGAACGGTTCGTGCCGCGCGCCGACCCCGAGCGCAACGAAGGTCTGGCCCGAGCGGCCCTGATCGACCACCTACCGATCCCGGCGCAGAACGTCCACCCGATGGCGGCGACCGAGGACGTCGCCACGGCGGAGGAGGGCGCCACCGCCTACGCGGCGGAACTGGCCGCGTTCGGGGGCACCGACGGGCCTCTCGTGTTCGACGTGATCCTGCTGGGCATGGGCCCGGACGCCCACGTCGCCTCGCTGTTCCCTGGCCACCCCGCGCTGCGCGCGACCGGCACGACCGCCGTCGCCGTCCACGACTCGCCCAAACCGCCGCCGGACCGGATCTCGCTGACCTTCGAGGCACTCGAGTCGGCCCGCCAGGTATGGCTCGTCGTCGCGGGCGCGGAGAAGTCGGGCGCGGTGCGCCGCGCCCTCGGCGGTGCCACCGACGCGCAGGAGACGCCCTCCGCCGTCGTGGCCGGACGAGACGTGACGCTATGGCTGCTGGACACCGAAGCGGCCGGAGCCGACCCCGGGCTCGTCTGA
- a CDS encoding glucose-6-phosphate dehydrogenase assembly protein OpcA, with product MIITLEDTTSSAIGARLVALREEGGAVALGRVLTLVIVATGDDVESAVAAANDASREHPCRVIVVDPGDGRRAAGLDAEIRIGGDAGASEVIVLRPLGAARDQVDTLVVPLLLPDAPIVVWWPHEPPENMAADPLGAMAQRRISDVGTCGKPIEHLGGLADTYAPGDTDLSWARTTLWRGLAAAALDEPPYETVRAVRVIGSRDRPSTHLFAAWLAANLKAPVTIEHDPEASAITGLDLERRTGSITMRRPEGSAVVTVTQDGTPTQQIAMAKRPIADCLMEDLRRLDPDETYARSLLKGLPKVAGE from the coding sequence ATGATCATCACCCTCGAGGACACCACCAGCTCCGCCATCGGTGCCAGGCTCGTGGCGCTGCGTGAGGAGGGTGGCGCCGTGGCCCTCGGCCGGGTGCTGACGCTGGTCATCGTGGCGACCGGCGACGACGTCGAGTCGGCCGTGGCGGCCGCCAACGACGCCAGCCGGGAGCACCCGTGCCGGGTGATCGTGGTCGACCCGGGCGACGGACGCAGGGCCGCCGGGCTGGACGCCGAGATCCGGATCGGCGGCGACGCCGGGGCCAGCGAGGTCATCGTGTTGCGCCCGTTGGGTGCCGCCCGCGACCAGGTGGACACGCTCGTGGTCCCACTGCTGCTGCCCGATGCGCCCATCGTGGTGTGGTGGCCGCACGAACCGCCCGAGAACATGGCGGCCGACCCGCTCGGGGCGATGGCCCAGCGCCGGATCAGCGACGTGGGCACCTGTGGCAAGCCGATCGAGCACCTCGGCGGGCTTGCCGACACCTACGCCCCGGGCGACACCGACCTGTCCTGGGCCCGCACCACGTTGTGGCGTGGCCTCGCCGCCGCGGCGCTGGACGAGCCGCCCTACGAGACGGTCCGGGCCGTGCGGGTCATCGGCAGCCGGGACCGCCCGTCGACGCACCTGTTCGCGGCGTGGCTCGCGGCGAACCTGAAGGCCCCGGTCACCATCGAACACGACCCGGAGGCGTCCGCGATCACCGGGCTCGACCTGGAACGGCGCACCGGGTCGATCACGATGCGCCGCCCGGAGGGCAGCGCGGTGGTGACCGTCACCCAGGACGGCACACCGACGCAGCAGATCGCCATGGCCAAGCGACCGATCGCCGACTGTCTGATGGAGGATCTGCGCCGGCTCGACCCGGACGAGACCTACGCCCGCAGCCTGCTCAAGGGCCTGCCGAAGGTGGCCGGGGAGTGA
- the zwf gene encoding glucose-6-phosphate dehydrogenase — protein MAPAKVTNGHNPLRDPSDRRLPKIAGPSGLVIFGVTGDLAQKKLLPAVYDLANRGLLPPAFGLTGFARRDWEDQDFRKIAHDAISKHSRTPFDEGVWEQLSKGFRFVSGEFSDDSAFERLAQTVQRLDDERGTRGNHAFYLSVPPGQFPLVLQQLAKVGLSTPAEGTWRRVVVEKPFGHDLTSARELNDVVEQVFPPESVFRIDHYLGKETVQNLLALRFANQMFEPIWNANYVDHVQITMAEDIGIGSRAGYYDGIGAARDVIQNHLLQLLALTAMEEPVSFEADELRAEKEKVLSAVTIPRDIGRHTARGQYEAGWQGGEEVLGYLQEQGMSTGSITETYAAIRLDVDTRRWAGVPFYLRAGKRLGRRVTEIAIVFKRAPHLPFDLNETQELGQNAIVIRVQPDEGVTIRFGSKVPGTAMEVRDVTMDFGYGHAFTESSPEAYERLILDMLLGDPPLFPRQREVELSWQILDPIIDHWAKHGKPEQYRPGTWGPPSADAMLARDGRTWRRP, from the coding sequence ATGGCACCGGCGAAGGTGACGAACGGGCACAACCCGCTCCGTGACCCATCCGATCGGCGACTGCCGAAGATCGCCGGGCCCAGCGGCCTGGTGATCTTCGGCGTCACCGGCGACCTGGCGCAGAAGAAGCTGCTGCCGGCGGTCTACGACCTGGCGAACCGGGGGCTCCTGCCCCCGGCCTTCGGCCTCACCGGGTTCGCCCGGCGGGACTGGGAGGACCAGGACTTCCGCAAGATCGCGCACGACGCGATCTCGAAACACTCGCGCACCCCGTTCGACGAGGGTGTCTGGGAGCAGTTGTCCAAGGGCTTCCGGTTCGTCTCCGGGGAGTTCTCCGACGACTCCGCCTTCGAGCGGCTCGCACAGACCGTGCAGCGTCTCGATGACGAGCGCGGCACGCGGGGCAACCACGCCTTCTACCTGTCCGTGCCGCCCGGGCAGTTCCCGCTGGTGCTCCAGCAGCTCGCGAAGGTGGGCCTGTCCACGCCCGCCGAGGGCACCTGGCGGCGGGTCGTCGTGGAGAAGCCCTTCGGCCACGACCTCACCAGCGCCCGGGAGCTGAACGACGTGGTGGAGCAGGTCTTCCCACCGGAGTCGGTCTTCCGCATCGACCACTACCTCGGCAAGGAGACGGTCCAGAACCTGCTGGCGCTGAGGTTCGCGAACCAGATGTTCGAGCCGATCTGGAACGCCAACTACGTCGATCACGTCCAGATCACGATGGCCGAGGACATCGGCATCGGTTCGCGGGCCGGGTACTACGACGGCATCGGCGCGGCTCGGGACGTCATCCAGAACCACCTGCTCCAACTGCTCGCACTGACCGCCATGGAGGAGCCGGTCTCCTTCGAGGCCGACGAGCTGCGCGCCGAGAAGGAGAAGGTGCTCTCCGCCGTCACCATCCCACGGGACATCGGACGGCACACCGCCCGCGGTCAGTACGAGGCGGGCTGGCAGGGCGGCGAGGAGGTCCTCGGCTACCTGCAGGAACAGGGCATGAGCACCGGCTCGATCACCGAGACCTACGCGGCCATCCGCCTCGATGTCGACACCCGACGCTGGGCCGGGGTGCCGTTCTACCTGCGCGCCGGCAAGCGCCTCGGCCGCCGCGTCACCGAGATCGCCATCGTCTTCAAGCGGGCGCCACACCTGCCGTTCGACCTGAACGAGACCCAGGAGCTCGGCCAGAACGCCATCGTGATCCGCGTGCAGCCGGACGAGGGCGTGACGATCCGGTTCGGCTCGAAGGTGCCCGGCACGGCCATGGAGGTCCGCGACGTCACCATGGACTTCGGCTACGGGCACGCGTTCACCGAGTCCTCCCCCGAGGCGTACGAACGGCTCATCCTGGACATGCTCCTTGGCGACCCGCCGTTGTTCCCGCGCCAGCGGGAGGTCGAGCTCTCCTGGCAGATCCTCGACCCGATCATCGACCACTGGGCGAAGCACGGGAAGCCGGAGCAGTACCGTCCGGGCACCTGGGGCCCACCCTCGGCCGACGCCATGCTGGCCCGCGACGGACGCACGTGGAGGCGACCATGA
- the tal gene encoding transaldolase, which yields MTQPSATTANALTAISEAGVSVWLDDLSREALTSGALQNLIDTRSVVGVTTNPTIFAKAIAEGNAYDEQLRELAAAGTSLDDAVLTLTTDDVRNACDLFAGIHAATGGQDGRVSIEVDPRLARQTEATIASAHTLWDTVDRPNLFVKIPATVEGLPAITAAIAAGISVNVTLVFSLDRFRAVAQAYIDGLELAHQAGKDLSAIRSVSSLFLSRIDTQVDKALAEIGTEEALALRGKAAIANARLAYEVYEEVFSTPRYEALAAAGAHTQRPLWASTGTKDPAYPDTMYVDELVVADVVNTMPAKTLEAVADHSPADGTDTVHGTFEESRQILDTIERLGVPYGKILEGLEDSGVDSFEKSWAELLGDVTDGLAAAGS from the coding sequence ATGACCCAACCGTCCGCGACCACCGCCAACGCCCTGACCGCCATCAGCGAGGCCGGGGTGTCCGTCTGGCTCGACGACCTGTCCCGCGAGGCCCTGACCTCCGGCGCGCTGCAGAACCTCATCGACACCCGGTCCGTGGTGGGCGTCACCACGAACCCGACGATCTTCGCCAAGGCCATCGCCGAGGGGAACGCCTACGACGAGCAGCTGCGCGAGCTCGCCGCCGCCGGCACGTCCCTCGATGACGCGGTCCTGACCCTGACCACCGACGACGTGCGCAACGCGTGTGACCTCTTCGCCGGCATCCACGCCGCCACCGGCGGCCAGGACGGGCGCGTCTCGATCGAGGTCGACCCGCGCCTGGCCCGCCAGACGGAGGCCACCATCGCCTCCGCGCACACGCTGTGGGACACCGTCGACCGGCCGAACCTGTTCGTCAAGATCCCCGCGACGGTGGAGGGTCTGCCGGCCATCACCGCTGCGATCGCGGCCGGCATCAGCGTCAACGTCACCCTGGTGTTCAGCCTGGACCGGTTCCGTGCCGTGGCGCAGGCCTACATCGACGGGCTGGAGCTGGCGCACCAGGCGGGCAAGGACCTGTCCGCCATCCGCTCGGTCTCCTCGCTGTTCCTGTCCCGCATCGACACGCAGGTCGACAAGGCGCTCGCCGAGATCGGCACCGAGGAGGCGCTCGCGCTCCGGGGCAAGGCCGCGATCGCGAACGCCCGACTGGCCTACGAGGTGTACGAGGAGGTGTTCTCCACCCCCAGGTACGAGGCGCTGGCGGCCGCGGGTGCGCACACCCAGCGCCCGCTGTGGGCCTCCACCGGCACCAAGGACCCCGCGTACCCGGACACGATGTACGTCGACGAGCTCGTCGTGGCCGACGTCGTGAACACGATGCCCGCCAAGACCCTCGAGGCGGTCGCCGACCACTCACCGGCCGACGGCACCGACACCGTGCACGGCACGTTCGAGGAATCCCGCCAGATACTGGACACCATCGAGCGTCTCGGTGTCCCGTACGGCAAGATCCTGGAGGGTCTGGAGGACTCCGGCGTCGACTCGTTCGAGAAGAGCTGGGCGGAGCTGCTGGGGGACGTCACCGACGGCCTCGCGGCCGCCGGCTCCTGA